A genomic stretch from Acidobacteriota bacterium includes:
- a CDS encoding NAD(P)H-dependent oxidoreductase subunit E, with protein sequence MGQGSVDPKVVATVCERFGNDSGRLLDVLRAVHAERGHVDDATAREIARRLSVPFVDVRGVISFYAFFSSAPRGRTVIRLCNDVIDRLRGAERVGRAFEEELGIRFGETTADGAFSLEWTPCIGMSDQAPAALVGDVVLTRLSSDRAREIVRELRAHGDPRKLVRTLGDGNNAHPLVRSMVVNHLRQKGPVIFDGLQPGAALRQALSVSPMEVIRAVKAARLRGRGGAGFPTGMKWEFTRQAAGRRRFVVCNADEGEPGTFKDRVVLTERPDLLFEGMTIAGYAVGASEGLVYLRAEYAYLKAFLEDVLRRRREAGLLGHDICDRPGFDFDIRIRLGAGAYICGEESALLDSLQGQRGDPRNRPPFPAQSGYLGCPTTVNNVETLCCVARILERGAAWFADQGSLRSTGTKLFSVSGDCQRPGVYELPFGVKVRELLTLAGADEAIAVQVGGPSGKMIGPDSFERTLCYDDLASGGSIMVFGPGTDLLEVVQDFLAFFIDESCGYCTPCRVGNVLLAERLARLRRGLAGPADIAYLEQLGRSVKAASRCGLGQTSPNPILSTLEAFPDLYQQKVTNEDDGDLLPTFDIQGALEPSRRLTGRDSVHFPRAGEEKAQ encoded by the coding sequence ATGGGGCAGGGTTCAGTGGATCCAAAGGTTGTCGCCACGGTTTGTGAGCGCTTCGGCAACGATTCCGGGCGCCTGCTGGACGTGCTGCGAGCGGTTCACGCCGAGCGGGGCCACGTGGATGACGCCACGGCCCGGGAGATCGCCCGGCGACTTTCGGTGCCGTTCGTGGATGTGCGGGGTGTGATTTCCTTTTACGCCTTCTTTTCTTCCGCGCCCCGCGGGCGGACGGTGATCCGCCTGTGCAACGATGTGATCGACCGGCTGCGCGGCGCGGAGCGGGTCGGCCGGGCCTTCGAGGAGGAACTGGGCATTCGCTTCGGTGAAACGACTGCCGACGGCGCCTTTTCCCTCGAGTGGACTCCCTGCATCGGTATGAGCGACCAGGCTCCCGCGGCCCTTGTGGGAGATGTGGTGCTCACCCGCCTGTCCAGCGACCGGGCCCGGGAAATCGTCCGGGAACTCAGGGCGCACGGTGATCCGCGCAAGCTGGTGCGCACCCTGGGTGACGGCAACAACGCTCACCCCCTCGTGCGCTCGATGGTGGTCAACCACCTGCGCCAGAAGGGGCCGGTGATCTTCGACGGTCTCCAGCCCGGTGCCGCCCTGCGCCAGGCGCTGAGTGTTTCTCCCATGGAAGTGATCCGGGCGGTCAAGGCCGCTCGTCTGCGGGGGCGAGGAGGGGCGGGATTCCCCACCGGCATGAAATGGGAGTTCACCCGCCAGGCCGCCGGCCGGCGGCGATTCGTCGTCTGCAACGCCGACGAGGGTGAGCCCGGAACCTTCAAGGACCGGGTGGTTCTCACCGAGCGGCCCGATCTGCTCTTCGAAGGCATGACCATCGCCGGTTACGCCGTGGGCGCCAGCGAAGGCCTGGTCTACCTGCGGGCCGAGTACGCCTACTTGAAGGCTTTCCTCGAGGACGTGCTGCGCCGCCGCCGGGAGGCGGGCCTGTTGGGCCACGACATCTGCGACAGGCCGGGCTTCGACTTCGATATCAGGATTCGCCTCGGGGCGGGGGCCTATATCTGCGGAGAGGAGAGCGCCCTGCTCGACAGTCTGCAGGGCCAGCGCGGTGATCCGCGCAACCGCCCGCCGTTTCCCGCCCAGTCGGGCTACCTCGGTTGCCCGACGACAGTGAACAACGTGGAGACTCTTTGCTGCGTGGCCCGGATCCTCGAGCGAGGGGCCGCCTGGTTCGCCGACCAGGGCAGCTTGCGCAGTACCGGCACCAAGCTCTTCAGCGTCAGTGGCGACTGCCAGAGGCCGGGAGTCTACGAGCTTCCTTTCGGTGTGAAGGTCCGTGAGTTGTTGACCCTCGCGGGTGCCGACGAGGCGATCGCCGTACAGGTGGGCGGACCTTCCGGAAAGATGATCGGCCCCGATTCCTTCGAGCGCACCCTGTGCTACGACGACCTGGCCAGTGGGGGGTCGATCATGGTCTTCGGGCCGGGTACGGATCTCCTCGAGGTGGTGCAGGATTTCCTCGCCTTCTTCATCGACGAATCCTGCGGTTACTGCACGCCCTGCCGGGTGGGTAACGTGCTGTTGGCCGAGCGGCTGGCCCGCCTGCGTCGCGGCCTGGCCGGCCCGGCCGACATCGCGTACCTCGAACAGCTCGGTCGCAGCGTCAAGGCCGCGAGCCGCTGCGGGCTGGGGCAGACGTCCCCCAACCCCATTCTGAGCACACTCGAGGCTTTCCCCGACCTCTATCAGCAGAAAGTGACGAACGAAGATGACGGCGACCTGCTGCCCACCTTCGACATTCAGGGCGCCCTGGAGCCGTCGCGACGACTGACCGGCCGGGACAGCGTGCACTTCCCGCGCGCCGGCGAGGAGAAGGCCCAATGA
- a CDS encoding TVP38/TMEM64 family protein: MVDTIRGSGGRRNRRAALKAAVLAVFVLAALAVLRWTSLVEFLTPGLLGGALREAGAWGPVLFVAIYGLGVCLFVPGTLLTGLGGAIFGPWWGFVYAWCGAMAGAAGAFWIGRTLGRDFAAGVIGDRLGKYDEAIERNGLATVLYLRLVYFPFTPMNFGMGLTRVRFRDYLLGTGLGIVAGTFVFTFFVGTLKEVWVSGEWARLLSARALVSLLLFLFSFFIPLLVRRARG; encoded by the coding sequence ATGGTCGACACGATCAGGGGTTCGGGCGGACGTCGAAACCGCCGGGCGGCGCTCAAGGCGGCGGTGCTGGCGGTTTTCGTTCTCGCTGCGCTGGCGGTGCTGCGCTGGACCTCGCTGGTGGAGTTTCTGACCCCCGGACTGCTCGGTGGTGCGTTGCGAGAGGCGGGGGCCTGGGGCCCCGTGCTCTTCGTGGCGATCTACGGGCTTGGTGTCTGCCTGTTCGTGCCGGGAACCCTGCTGACCGGGCTGGGGGGCGCGATTTTCGGTCCCTGGTGGGGTTTCGTCTATGCCTGGTGTGGAGCGATGGCGGGTGCCGCCGGGGCGTTCTGGATCGGGCGCACCCTGGGGCGCGATTTTGCCGCCGGTGTGATCGGTGACCGCCTTGGCAAGTATGACGAGGCCATCGAGCGCAACGGCCTGGCCACCGTGCTCTACCTCCGCCTGGTGTACTTTCCCTTCACGCCGATGAACTTCGGTATGGGGCTGACCCGGGTGCGCTTTCGCGACTACCTGCTGGGTACGGGGTTGGGCATCGTGGCGGGCACCTTCGTCTTCACCTTTTTCGTCGGCACGTTGAAAGAAGTGTGGGTCTCGGGGGAGTGGGCTCGGCTTCTCTCCGCCCGGGCGCTGGTCTCGCTGCTCCTGTTCCTGTTTTCGTTTTTCATTCCCCTCCTGGTGCGCCGGGCCCGGGGTTGA
- a CDS encoding 3'-5' exonuclease, protein MSGGCTYYSVDVEASGPVPGLYNLLSVGVTVVAEKTGGGWETAEEIYLELRPVFAGHDPRANAVHGLDLERLAREGLEPRAAMEALADFVRRTCRRGTEPVFVGHVAVFDWMMVAWYFAWCGLANPFGYKGIDTKSLAMGALGLPWLETSRETLEECLGLEHQDPETAHRADADARAQALLLIALLERARLRGAG, encoded by the coding sequence ATGAGCGGGGGCTGCACCTACTACTCGGTGGACGTGGAGGCTTCGGGGCCGGTGCCGGGGCTCTACAACCTGCTCAGCGTCGGCGTGACGGTGGTCGCTGAAAAAACGGGGGGCGGGTGGGAGACCGCCGAAGAGATCTACCTCGAATTGCGGCCGGTCTTCGCCGGGCACGATCCCCGGGCCAACGCGGTCCATGGGCTCGACCTGGAGCGGCTCGCCCGCGAAGGACTCGAGCCCCGGGCCGCCATGGAGGCTTTGGCCGACTTCGTGCGGCGTACCTGTCGCCGGGGCACCGAGCCGGTCTTCGTCGGGCACGTGGCGGTCTTCGACTGGATGATGGTCGCCTGGTACTTCGCCTGGTGCGGACTGGCCAATCCCTTCGGCTACAAGGGGATCGACACCAAGTCGCTGGCCATGGGAGCGCTGGGGCTGCCCTGGCTCGAGACCTCGCGGGAGACTCTCGAAGAGTGTCTGGGCCTCGAGCATCAGGACCCGGAGACGGCTCACCGGGCCGATGCGGATGCGCGCGCCCAGGCGCTGCTGCTGATCGCGCTGCTGGAACGGGCACGGCTGCGCGGGGCGGGGTGA
- a CDS encoding PqqD family protein, with the protein MDAVNEDWGPLRPRRLLPYTPREPGEVCERVSVLVPRFRHPRLRRWCERLRLPPYRIHLDDVGSFVWLQCDGNRPVAEIGRRLTEAFGERVQPVEQRLTTFFLQLQRAGMVSLEDES; encoded by the coding sequence GTGGACGCCGTGAACGAAGACTGGGGCCCGCTGCGGCCCCGCCGTCTGTTGCCCTACACGCCGCGGGAGCCGGGCGAGGTCTGCGAGCGGGTTTCGGTGCTCGTGCCGCGCTTCCGGCATCCCCGGCTTCGGCGCTGGTGCGAGCGTCTGCGCCTGCCTCCCTATCGGATCCATCTCGACGATGTGGGCTCCTTCGTCTGGTTGCAGTGCGACGGAAACCGGCCGGTGGCGGAGATCGGCCGGCGCCTGACGGAGGCCTTCGGCGAGCGGGTGCAGCCGGTCGAGCAACGGTTGACGACCTTCTTCCTCCAACTCCAGCGGGCCGGCATGGTGAGCCTCGAGGATGAATCATGA
- a CDS encoding oligopeptide transporter, OPT family — MSDPGNTRKYHYKPFVPEQTDLPELTLRALLVGVSLAAILGAANAYVGMKAGLTVAATFPAAVIALAVVRLWRGSILEENIIRTTASVGEALVAGAIFTVPAFVLVGYWENLLTPGNYLEGSLLLLIGGVLGVLFVIVLRRALVTESDLPFPESVAAAAIHKVGQKGATGASLVFGAMGVSMVIEFFKHSAGVTLIRERIEGVVTFTRSMIPLGGEQKPFFGALAWRTPNASPMLMGVGYIIGPRLAAINFSGGVLAWGFLVPLILMINGPEGAITALAASEGWGAAAGEAWSNIVRPIAVGAMLVGAAYTLYGMRSQLLAGITKAAGDLRAMKTGTGKPSRYEHDLPVTVIGVTIAAMVIPTFLIYWHFTGNLVAAAVLAVVMIAAGFLFCAVAGYLVGLIGSSSNPISGLTLSTLILAAGLMVVLSQTGPGSIAAVLGVATVVCCACGIGGDMMQDLKVGHILGGTPSKMQIGEILSVVVVSFLLIAPIGYLHAADLKIHPGVGGIGGENLPAPQAGLMAMLSRGIIGGEMAWPLVFVGAVFALGMILIKAPSPMLIAVGMYLPLQSTFAIFVGGLFRWMVDWLLSRRGASEEQIEEAGGRGVLVASGLIAGEALTGVGLAVWVIATDASGAIWAPFDGGSQAIPTLLMLGVFAAIAGMLILPPLRHFTGAKK; from the coding sequence ATGAGCGACCCGGGCAACACCAGGAAGTACCACTACAAGCCATTCGTCCCCGAGCAGACCGATCTTCCCGAACTCACCCTCAGGGCCCTTCTGGTGGGGGTCTCTCTGGCTGCGATCCTGGGAGCGGCCAACGCCTACGTGGGGATGAAGGCCGGCCTGACCGTGGCGGCCACCTTCCCGGCCGCGGTGATCGCGCTGGCGGTCGTGCGCCTGTGGCGGGGCTCGATCCTCGAGGAGAACATCATCCGGACCACGGCTTCGGTGGGCGAGGCCCTGGTGGCGGGGGCGATCTTCACCGTGCCCGCCTTCGTGCTGGTCGGATACTGGGAAAATCTGCTGACTCCCGGCAACTACCTCGAGGGTAGCCTGCTGCTGCTGATCGGCGGCGTGCTGGGAGTGCTTTTCGTGATCGTGCTGCGCCGGGCGCTGGTGACCGAGTCGGATTTGCCGTTCCCCGAGTCGGTGGCGGCGGCGGCGATTCACAAGGTCGGCCAGAAAGGCGCCACCGGCGCGAGTCTCGTCTTCGGCGCCATGGGGGTGTCGATGGTGATCGAGTTCTTCAAGCACAGCGCGGGGGTGACCCTGATCCGCGAGCGTATCGAAGGTGTGGTCACCTTCACGCGCAGCATGATTCCCCTCGGCGGCGAGCAGAAGCCCTTTTTCGGTGCCCTGGCCTGGCGCACGCCCAACGCCTCCCCGATGCTGATGGGCGTGGGCTACATCATCGGCCCTCGACTGGCGGCGATCAATTTCTCGGGCGGCGTGCTGGCGTGGGGGTTTCTGGTGCCGCTGATCCTGATGATCAACGGTCCCGAGGGGGCGATCACGGCCCTGGCCGCCAGTGAAGGGTGGGGCGCGGCGGCCGGGGAGGCCTGGTCCAACATCGTGCGTCCCATCGCCGTGGGCGCGATGCTGGTGGGCGCGGCCTACACCCTCTACGGCATGCGTTCCCAGCTGCTGGCGGGCATCACCAAGGCGGCGGGTGATCTGCGCGCGATGAAGACCGGGACCGGCAAGCCCTCCCGCTACGAGCACGACCTGCCGGTGACCGTCATCGGTGTCACCATCGCCGCGATGGTGATTCCCACCTTCCTGATCTACTGGCATTTCACCGGAAACCTGGTGGCGGCCGCCGTGCTGGCGGTGGTGATGATCGCCGCGGGTTTTCTCTTCTGTGCCGTGGCGGGTTACCTGGTGGGCTTGATCGGCTCGTCCTCCAATCCCATCTCGGGGCTGACCCTCTCCACGCTGATCCTGGCCGCCGGGCTGATGGTCGTGCTCTCCCAGACGGGACCGGGGAGCATCGCGGCGGTGTTGGGGGTGGCGACGGTGGTCTGCTGCGCCTGCGGCATCGGCGGCGACATGATGCAGGACCTCAAGGTCGGGCATATTCTCGGGGGCACGCCCTCGAAGATGCAGATCGGCGAGATCCTCTCGGTGGTGGTGGTCTCCTTCCTGCTGATCGCTCCCATCGGTTACCTGCATGCGGCGGATCTGAAGATCCACCCGGGGGTTGGGGGTATCGGTGGGGAGAACCTGCCGGCGCCCCAGGCCGGTCTGATGGCGATGCTGTCGAGGGGCATCATCGGCGGGGAGATGGCCTGGCCCCTGGTCTTCGTCGGTGCGGTCTTCGCCCTGGGGATGATCCTGATCAAGGCGCCGAGCCCGATGCTCATCGCGGTGGGTATGTACCTGCCCTTGCAAAGCACTTTCGCCATCTTCGTCGGGGGGCTTTTCCGGTGGATGGTGGACTGGCTGCTCAGTCGCCGGGGTGCCAGCGAGGAGCAGATCGAGGAGGCCGGCGGAAGGGGCGTGCTGGTGGCCTCCGGATTGATCGCCGGTGAAGCCCTGACAGGGGTGGGGCTGGCCGTCTGGGTCATCGCCACCGACGCGAGCGGTGCGATCTGGGCGCCTTTCGACGGCGGCAGCCAGGCGATTCCCACCCTGTTGATGCTCGGTGTCTTCGCGGCCATCGCCGGGATGCTGATCCTGCCGCCGCTGCGCCACTTCACGGGCGCGAAGAAGTAG
- a CDS encoding S24/S26 family peptidase, whose amino-acid sequence MSEFEGQEEVAACDLAAFLRHFLSQARERGLEVSRQTQSMWPFFRGGETIHWREPSPPPRVGDVVLFLMASRARGVGAEVKAVAGEEGARPLLLAALRGLVVHRVVRREADGRLRTQGDNRARPDLLPVPVSDVLGVVTAVERDGRCWSLEGAGARFYGRGAAAISRLTARWVPFRGGWRLQRGAHRLWSLLHGLCHPSRAG is encoded by the coding sequence ATGTCGGAATTCGAGGGGCAGGAAGAGGTGGCGGCGTGCGACTTGGCCGCCTTTTTGCGCCATTTTCTCTCCCAGGCTCGCGAGCGGGGCCTGGAGGTCTCGCGCCAGACCCAGTCCATGTGGCCCTTCTTCCGTGGCGGCGAGACGATCCACTGGCGCGAGCCTTCGCCCCCGCCCCGGGTGGGTGACGTGGTGCTCTTCCTGATGGCTTCTCGGGCGCGGGGCGTGGGGGCCGAGGTGAAGGCCGTGGCCGGAGAAGAAGGCGCTCGCCCGTTGCTGCTCGCGGCCCTCAGGGGCCTGGTCGTCCACCGCGTGGTGCGACGGGAGGCCGATGGCCGCCTGCGGACTCAGGGTGACAACCGGGCCCGGCCCGATCTTCTCCCCGTGCCGGTCTCCGATGTCCTGGGAGTGGTCACCGCCGTCGAGCGGGACGGCCGGTGCTGGTCGCTCGAAGGGGCGGGAGCCCGTTTCTACGGGCGGGGCGCGGCGGCGATCTCCCGGCTCACGGCGCGCTGGGTGCCTTTTCGTGGGGGATGGCGCTTGCAGCGGGGTGCCCACCGGCTGTGGTCCCTGCTACACGGGCTTTGTCACCCGAGCCGGGCCGGCTGA
- a CDS encoding PP2C family protein-serine/threonine phosphatase produces MIDYHKTYRSLEKALESIEETGERSSTLAGILEAIVAGPGESLGITGGRLYAADSDRSHYRLEHTVGRSGRARPGFTVSADYRPIQRLLEEGFLLMEEDDPDFDASIEGRVGARRFAAITVGKDGRHFIAFTLGEPLDPVRAVYLLGTIRHVINLRLTQEHLLHDLAEARQIQLSLLPERPPDFFGFDIAARSIPAEDVGGDLFDFPLQTPKNLGVVIADSCGHGLPAALMARDVITGLRVALDVQYRLTTAVERVNRVVAQSALASRFISLFYAEFEPSGNLVYCNAGHPPGLLWRGGRITRLKRGGMVLGPNPRARYERGFEKFPPGSTLMLYTDGITEAVSPTGKFFGAGRLERLLRETRHLPAETIVERTFAAVEQWSPIPRADDQTVFVIRRP; encoded by the coding sequence ATGATCGACTATCACAAGACCTATCGCAGCCTGGAGAAGGCCCTCGAAAGCATCGAGGAGACGGGCGAGCGATCCTCGACCCTCGCCGGCATCCTCGAGGCCATCGTGGCGGGCCCCGGAGAGAGCCTGGGAATCACCGGTGGCCGGCTCTACGCGGCCGATTCCGATCGCAGCCACTACCGCCTCGAACACACCGTCGGGCGCTCCGGACGAGCGCGTCCCGGATTCACCGTCTCCGCCGACTACCGCCCGATCCAGCGGCTGCTCGAGGAAGGTTTCCTGCTGATGGAGGAAGACGACCCCGATTTCGACGCGAGCATCGAAGGGCGGGTCGGAGCCCGGCGCTTCGCCGCGATCACGGTGGGCAAGGACGGGCGGCACTTCATCGCCTTCACCCTGGGCGAGCCCCTCGACCCGGTGCGCGCGGTCTACCTGTTGGGCACCATCCGCCACGTGATCAACCTGCGCCTGACCCAGGAACACCTGCTGCACGATCTGGCGGAGGCACGCCAGATCCAGCTCAGCCTGCTTCCCGAGCGCCCGCCGGATTTCTTCGGCTTCGATATCGCCGCCCGATCCATCCCCGCCGAGGACGTGGGCGGCGATCTCTTCGATTTTCCCCTGCAAACACCGAAGAACCTGGGCGTGGTCATCGCCGACTCTTGCGGTCACGGTCTGCCGGCCGCCCTGATGGCGCGGGATGTGATCACCGGCCTGCGGGTCGCCCTGGACGTGCAGTACCGGCTGACCACGGCCGTCGAACGTGTCAACCGCGTGGTGGCCCAATCCGCCCTGGCCAGCCGCTTCATCTCCCTGTTCTACGCGGAATTCGAACCCTCGGGAAACCTGGTCTACTGCAACGCCGGCCACCCCCCGGGACTGCTCTGGCGCGGCGGGCGCATCACGCGCCTCAAGCGGGGCGGCATGGTCCTCGGCCCCAACCCCCGGGCGCGCTACGAGCGGGGCTTCGAGAAATTCCCCCCCGGCTCGACCCTGATGCTCTACACGGACGGCATCACCGAGGCGGTTTCCCCTACCGGCAAGTTCTTCGGTGCCGGCCGCCTCGAGCGCCTGCTCAGAGAGACCCGGCATCTTCCCGCCGAGACCATCGTCGAGCGCACCTTCGCGGCGGTCGAGCAATGGTCTCCGATCCCCCGCGCCGACGACCAGACCGTCTTCGTCATCCGCCGTCCCTGA
- the rny gene encoding ribonuclease Y, producing the protein MMVLAQTGAWPLETGLWALGLLLAGAVLGAGVAIWWAGRRGRGWLSQAREQAAEMVREARGRAGAEARALLAQAEEDAHARQEAWTEEEQRRRQALEEAEEEAEKRHRRLVDRDRALARRDQILGTREKEIDRRSAELDRRHEEVEHRLEQVTVRLEEVSGLSRDEARRQLLDALRAEVRQAAAAEVRAIKEEVQLQADFEAAKIMALATERLASDFSAERTTSVVPLPDPALRGRIIGSEGRNIRAFESLSGMQLVLDDNPGHVLISGFNPIRREVARRALEKLIEGGTIHPRKIQQVITAMQRKVDQETQRAGKEAVARFGFKGIHPEIVSLLGRLKYRTSYGQNVLEHVKEAAYICGIMAKELGLDQKLAQRSALLHDIGKAVDFEREGTHPEIGGELARRCGEPEVVVNAIESHHDDCEVIHPIAVLVAAADALSGARPGARRRTTVDYIRRITRLEELGGSFDGVENCYALQAGRELRVIVNAGKLDDDHAALLSHDLSQRIQSEVDYPGRIKITVIRQLRAQAVAR; encoded by the coding sequence ATGATGGTTCTGGCCCAGACGGGCGCCTGGCCCCTCGAGACGGGGCTGTGGGCGCTGGGGCTGTTGCTTGCGGGGGCCGTCCTGGGGGCGGGCGTCGCCATCTGGTGGGCCGGTCGACGCGGCCGGGGATGGCTCAGCCAGGCCCGGGAGCAGGCCGCGGAGATGGTCCGCGAGGCCCGCGGTCGGGCCGGCGCCGAGGCGCGGGCCTTGCTGGCCCAGGCGGAAGAAGACGCCCACGCCCGCCAGGAAGCGTGGACCGAGGAAGAGCAACGCCGCCGCCAGGCTCTCGAAGAGGCGGAAGAAGAAGCGGAAAAACGGCACCGGCGGCTGGTCGACCGGGACCGGGCCCTGGCTCGCCGGGACCAGATCCTCGGCACCCGGGAAAAGGAGATCGACCGGCGTTCGGCCGAACTCGATCGGCGCCATGAAGAGGTCGAGCATCGCCTCGAGCAGGTCACGGTGCGCCTCGAAGAAGTTTCGGGGCTTTCCCGGGACGAGGCCCGCCGCCAGCTCCTCGACGCCTTGAGGGCCGAGGTGCGACAGGCGGCGGCGGCGGAGGTGCGGGCGATCAAGGAGGAAGTCCAGCTCCAGGCGGACTTCGAGGCGGCCAAGATCATGGCCCTGGCCACCGAGCGGCTGGCTTCCGACTTTTCCGCCGAGCGCACCACGTCCGTCGTGCCGTTGCCGGACCCCGCCCTTCGCGGCCGGATCATCGGATCGGAAGGCCGTAATATCCGCGCTTTCGAGTCCCTCAGCGGCATGCAGCTCGTTCTCGACGACAATCCGGGGCACGTCCTGATCAGCGGTTTCAATCCGATCCGGCGGGAAGTGGCCCGTCGGGCCCTCGAGAAGCTGATCGAGGGGGGGACGATCCATCCGCGCAAGATCCAGCAGGTGATCACCGCCATGCAGCGCAAGGTGGACCAGGAGACCCAGCGCGCCGGCAAGGAAGCCGTCGCCCGCTTCGGCTTCAAGGGGATCCACCCGGAGATCGTCTCGCTTCTCGGGCGGCTCAAGTACCGCACCAGCTACGGGCAGAATGTACTCGAGCACGTCAAGGAGGCGGCCTACATTTGTGGAATCATGGCCAAGGAACTGGGTCTCGATCAGAAACTGGCCCAGCGTTCGGCCCTGCTCCACGACATCGGCAAGGCCGTCGATTTCGAGCGGGAGGGGACCCATCCCGAGATCGGCGGCGAACTGGCCCGCCGCTGCGGCGAGCCGGAAGTGGTGGTCAACGCCATCGAGTCCCATCACGACGATTGCGAGGTGATCCACCCCATCGCCGTGCTGGTGGCGGCGGCCGACGCCCTCTCCGGCGCTCGGCCCGGTGCCCGGCGGCGGACCACCGTCGATTACATCCGCCGCATCACCCGCCTCGAGGAGCTGGGGGGCTCCTTCGACGGCGTCGAGAACTGCTATGCCCTCCAGGCCGGAAGGGAGCTGCGGGTGATCGTCAACGCCGGCAAGCTCGACGATGACCACGCCGCCCTGCTCTCTCACGATCTTTCCCAGCGTATTCAGAGCGAGGTGGACTACCCGGGGCGGATCAAGATCACCGTCATCCGTCAGCTCAGGGCCCAGGCGGTGGCGCGCTAG
- a CDS encoding zinc ribbon domain-containing protein: MPIYEYQCQKCGHEFEKIQKFSDRPVRRCPECGGKTEKLISRSAFVLKGGGWYADGYSGGSKAKKRAASSSGSSGSDASAGKTSSSKKTGSGSKKE, from the coding sequence ATGCCGATTTACGAATACCAGTGCCAGAAGTGCGGTCACGAGTTCGAAAAGATCCAAAAGTTCTCCGACCGGCCGGTCCGGCGCTGCCCCGAATGCGGGGGCAAGACCGAAAAACTGATCTCCCGGAGCGCCTTCGTGCTCAAGGGGGGCGGGTGGTACGCCGACGGCTACTCAGGTGGAAGTAAGGCCAAGAAGCGGGCCGCCTCGTCTTCCGGGTCTTCCGGGAGTGACGCCTCCGCGGGCAAGACCTCCTCGTCGAAGAAGACCGGCTCCGGCTCCAAGAAGGAGTAG
- a CDS encoding metallophosphoesterase encodes MRIFAIGDPHLSFGRPKPMDVFGELWRDHPARLAEAWDRSVADDDVVLVVGDISWARTPAEAVPDLDFLARRRGRLKVLIRGNHDSWWKSAAKVRGLLPAGMAAIHHDALRLDEGVVLCGARGWSLPSMPWSDPDRDPAIYRRELGRLDLSLAAAGRLRRPGDALVALLHYPPLGPDAAPGQAGEVLERLGRAGVVVAAYGHLHGADHRWAPRGEIGGVMLRFVAADYTGFAPRLVWSPESGPVDEPE; translated from the coding sequence GTGAGGATCTTCGCCATCGGCGATCCCCACCTCTCCTTCGGTCGGCCCAAGCCGATGGATGTCTTCGGTGAACTCTGGAGGGATCATCCCGCCCGGCTGGCCGAAGCCTGGGACCGGTCGGTGGCGGACGACGACGTGGTGCTCGTGGTGGGGGACATCTCCTGGGCCCGCACCCCTGCCGAGGCCGTCCCGGACCTGGACTTCCTGGCTCGTCGCCGGGGGCGGCTGAAGGTCCTGATACGGGGCAACCACGACTCGTGGTGGAAGAGTGCCGCCAAGGTGCGCGGCCTCTTGCCCGCCGGGATGGCGGCGATCCACCACGACGCCCTGCGCCTCGACGAGGGGGTCGTCCTCTGTGGCGCGCGAGGGTGGAGCCTGCCGTCGATGCCCTGGAGCGATCCCGACAGGGATCCGGCGATCTATCGCCGGGAGCTGGGGCGTCTCGACCTCTCCCTGGCCGCCGCCGGGCGTCTGCGCCGGCCGGGCGACGCGCTGGTGGCCTTGTTGCACTATCCGCCCCTGGGGCCCGACGCCGCGCCCGGCCAGGCGGGGGAGGTGCTCGAGCGCCTGGGCCGGGCCGGGGTCGTGGTGGCCGCTTACGGGCACCTCCACGGCGCCGACCACCGCTGGGCTCCCCGGGGCGAGATCGGCGGGGTGATGCTGCGTTTCGTGGCCGCGGACTACACGGGTTTCGCCCCCCGCCTGGTCTGGAGCCCCGAGAGCGGCCCGGTGGACGAGCCGGAGTAG